Genomic DNA from Peribacillus simplex NBRC 15720 = DSM 1321:
GGTCGCTTCCTTGAATGTCTTGGCCTGAATAAGGGCATTTTGTCCAGTTGTAGCATCAAGGGCAAGCAACACCTCGTGTGGTGCACCTGGTACTTCACGTTCAATTACACGTTTAACCTTTTCCAATTCCTTCATTAAATTCACTTTATTCTGTAAGCGACCGGCAGTGTCACAGATCAGGATATCAGCTTTTCGTGCCTTGGCGGCCTGAATGGCATCGAACATGACCGCTGCAGGGTCAGAGCCTTCACCCTGTTTGATTACACTGACACCTACACGCTCCCCCCAAACCTCAAGCTGCTCAATCGCACCGGCACGGAAGGTATCCCCGGCAGCCAATACGACAGATTTACCTTCCGTTTTGAATTTATGGGCAAGTTTACCAATAGTCGTCGTTTTACCTACCCCATTAACCCCTACAAACAAAATGACCGTCAAACCTTCTTCTTGTATATTCAAGCTTGAAGTCTCTTCATCATCCCCTTGGTAGATTTCAACAAGCTTTTCGGAAATAACGGACTGCACTTCCCTCGTATCAGAGATATTGCGAAGCTTGACTTCCATTTTTAATTGATCAATTAGTTCCATCACAGTGTCAAAGCCTACATCAGCCTGTATCAGGATTTCTTCAAGTTCTTCAAAAAAGTCCTCATCCACTTTCCGGTAACGGGCAACAAGTTCATTAACCCTTCCAGTAAAGGAATTTCTCGTCTTTGTCAAACCTTGCTTAAATTTTTCCCCTATGGATACTTCAGCTTCAACTGATTTTTCTTTTTCTTCCTGGGTCGTAAATTTCTCTTTTAGCTTTTTGAAAAAACTCATTGTCCCACTTCCTCTAATTCATGAATTTTAAACTTCAATAAAGTTTTCTGATTCTTCCATCCGGACTGAAACAAGTTTTGAGACGCCTGACTCCTGCATCGTAATGCCATATAGGACATCCGCCTCTTCCATCGTGCCTTTGCGGTGAGTAAT
This window encodes:
- the ftsY gene encoding signal recognition particle-docking protein FtsY, with the protein product MSFFKKLKEKFTTQEEKEKSVEAEVSIGEKFKQGLTKTRNSFTGRVNELVARYRKVDEDFFEELEEILIQADVGFDTVMELIDQLKMEVKLRNISDTREVQSVISEKLVEIYQGDDEETSSLNIQEEGLTVILFVGVNGVGKTTTIGKLAHKFKTEGKSVVLAAGDTFRAGAIEQLEVWGERVGVSVIKQGEGSDPAAVMFDAIQAAKARKADILICDTAGRLQNKVNLMKELEKVKRVIEREVPGAPHEVLLALDATTGQNALIQAKTFKEATNVSGIVLTKLDGTAKGGIVLAIRNELAIPVKFVGLGEKMDDLQEFDAEKYVYGLFADIIDKEEV